Part of the Pedobacter roseus genome is shown below.
TAGCACATGCCTATAAGGGCTTATACAAATTGAGTTTAAGCCAAAATTACAGCAACGCAACCAGCGTTAAATATTTCGATGAAAAGAATGGTTTGCCTGGCAATTACAACATCAATATATTCAATTTAGAGAACAAAATTGTGTTTTCTTCTGATGCGGGTTTTTATACTTACGATGAGTTAAGCGATAAATTTACCAAGTACGCCGCATTGAATAAAGAGCTCGGTTCATTCCAATCGTCCAATAAAATTATTAATGCTGGCGTCAAAAAATACTGGTTTATCAACCATGGTAAAACGGCCCTGGTTAATTTTAGTGAACCTGGAAAGGTAGAAATCGATTCCAATCAATTTAGCATTCTGGATGGCCGCATGGTACAATATTACGAAAACATCAGCCGCATCAGTAATGCCATTTACCTGATCAGTGTAGATGATGGTTTCGTAATTTATAACCCAACTGCGCAGCTCAACCAGCAGAAACAAAAACTCCCTGCCGTTTTGATCAGGCGCGTTGAAGATATTACCGATAAATTTTCGCTCATTAGTGAGGCCGGAAACAGCGAAGAAGCAACAGAGATCCAGAACAGCCGTAACAATATTCGCATTTCTTACGCACTTCCTTATTACCGCCAGGCCAAGGTTAAATACCAGATTTATCTGGAAGGTTATTCCCGTACCTGGTCTGACTGGAGTTATGCCACCCAAAAAGATTTCACCAATCTTAGTGCCGGGAACTATGTTTTCAAGGTCAGGGCAAAGATAGATGACAGTACGGTGAGTGAAGAAACCGTTTATAAGTTTACCATTTTGCGCCCATGGTACCTGAATAACTGGGCCATACTGCTTTATGCCATCCTTTTTGTGATCGTATTGATTATGGGCAAGAAAATTTATGAAAGGAAGCTGCAACGGGATAGTCAGAAAATAAGCGACCGGTTGCAGGCCGAGCAGGAAGAAATATTGAGGCAGGAAGCAGAAACCAATGAGAAACAGATCATCAAACTTCAAACAGAGAAACTCCAGGCCGAACTGGCATCAAAAAACAGGGAACTAGCCAATTCTGCCATGACATTGGTATATAAGAATGAGCTCCTCCAAAAACTGAGCGACGAGATCACTAAGTTAAAGGATGAAAACGGCAAAAAACTTTCTGATGATCAAACCCGCAAAATCCAGAAGGTGATCAATGATGGCATGAATGATGAACGCGACTGGCATCTTTTTGAGAATAGCTTTAATGAGGCACATGAAAGTTTCTTCAAGAAATTAAAAGCACAACATCCAGATCTTGTTCCGAACGATTTAAAACTTTGCGCCTATCTCAGGATGAACATGAGCAGTAAAGAAATGTCGTCGTTATTGAACATCAGTTTACGCGGGGTAGAGATCCGCAGGTACCGCTTACGTAAGAAGCTGGAAGTACCACACGACAAAAATTTAACTGAGTTTTTGATGGAGCTATAGATACTCATCTCATGTTCAATTTCCTTCATTTTTCAGCTATAAAACTAAACAAAAGTAACGCTGATTAAACCTGCAAAAACCAGGAGTATGTCCTGATTGTATCCCACCATATAGAATTGGCACTACATCATTACCTCTCATAACCGTTTTTATAACCCCACAAAACACTTAGTGTTATTTGTACACTTGTGTATATGTTAAAATTATGTTAAAATCTCAAAAACTGCGTTTTTAGGCTAAAATCGCATTCGGTTTAGTTGGTTGAGATACCCCACAAAGCAATATGATGTATAAATGTAGAGGTACAAACACTTGCACATCAGCAAAAACAACCTCACATTTAACTAACAATTAAACTAAAATTTATAATAAAGCATGAAAAGAATCTTTAC
Proteins encoded:
- a CDS encoding ligand-binding sensor domain-containing protein, whose protein sequence is MALSSNHFMLNYFRFLLLLSCFTISAYASEIKSIGVPYIENYPKSVYSSGNQNWSITKDKNGVMYFGNAEGLLTFDGRYWQKYQLPNRQIVRSVATDNKGRIYTGGFGEFGFWAIKNNILSYNSLINLLPKGIKINDEVWKIYVDQDRVIFQSFSKIFIYKNNKIEVVKSPSSFLFLHKVRNKYIIEVLEKGLSELVGNKLIHIPNSEKLGKEGILSILPYKTDGFIIGTSKNGLFTYDGKEFTPLNTPANSYLKTYQLNNGVSLLGKYFAYGTILNGLIIIDENGRVVQRINKSSGLQNNTVLSLYADNEQNLWTGLDNGIDRIELNSPLYFYFDKTGQFGTVYSSIIFNNKIYLGTNQGLFYSEWSPDNLLPFNFRLIPNSQGQVWELAIIDNELICGHNSGTFKVNGDQINWLSRSAGGWTIKKLNSNPNYLVQGTYTGLSLFTESPGSGLKFVTKIAGFDAPSRYVEQDNKGDIWVAHAYKGLYKLSLSQNYSNATSVKYFDEKNGLPGNYNINIFNLENKIVFSSDAGFYTYDELSDKFTKYAALNKELGSFQSSNKIINAGVKKYWFINHGKTALVNFSEPGKVEIDSNQFSILDGRMVQYYENISRISNAIYLISVDDGFVIYNPTAQLNQQKQKLPAVLIRRVEDITDKFSLISEAGNSEEATEIQNSRNNIRISYALPYYRQAKVKYQIYLEGYSRTWSDWSYATQKDFTNLSAGNYVFKVRAKIDDSTVSEETVYKFTILRPWYLNNWAILLYAILFVIVLIMGKKIYERKLQRDSQKISDRLQAEQEEILRQEAETNEKQIIKLQTEKLQAELASKNRELANSAMTLVYKNELLQKLSDEITKLKDENGKKLSDDQTRKIQKVINDGMNDERDWHLFENSFNEAHESFFKKLKAQHPDLVPNDLKLCAYLRMNMSSKEMSSLLNISLRGVEIRRYRLRKKLEVPHDKNLTEFLMEL